The Ananas comosus cultivar F153 linkage group 6, ASM154086v1, whole genome shotgun sequence genome segment CTTCCATTAAAATTTCCCATGTCTTGTAATTTGGTTTGGCACCTTTTTCCAAAGTATAGAGGTGAAATTTCTCAGCCTTTTCCATCCACCCATTCCTCACATAAGCACCCAGAAGAACATTCGATACTCGGACATCATACTTAAAGCATTCTGATTCCCAAGTTCTAAAGACCCTCTCTGCCGCCCCTATATCACCAACTTTAATCAAACACAACATAACACACATGTAATTTACACAAGTGATTCTACTTGGTACCTTTTTACTAGCTTCCCAAAGCCTAATAACCCCTTCCCTATCCCTCAAAGAAGCATAGATTGTCATGATGAAAGAATAGCCCAGCCGTTTCCTTGCTGAAAGCTTCTGTTCAGCTGTTCTAAGGGCTTCAAAAGCTTTCTGGATAAGCCCGTATTTTATGTAGATATTAGCTAAGGTCGAGTGCGTGCTCCAACCAACCTCGATGTCCTTATCATTCACCATCTCCTTAAGCACCATCTCTACAGAAGTTGCATTAGAAACTTCCGCACATGCATTCATCCAAAGGTTGTAGGAAACAACATTAAGAGGGATCTTACTGTTTTTCATATGCCTAATAACTGCCAGAACCTTTTTGTATTGACTTGTGGCCACATAGAGCTTCATCATTTCATCGAAAAGGTAAGGATTCACGGCTAACCCGTAGTTTTGCAGCTTTGCCATTAGGGTCTCGGCTTTTTCCAAGTCCCGTGCCTTAACATAATAATGGAGGAGAGGAAAAGATGCAGCCTTCTTTGAAGCACTGGTTGATAATTTCCCGAAGTACTCCTCAGCTTCAGATATATTGCGAAGTTTGGTGATCAAATCCAATATGGCTGCATGATCAGACGATGCTAATTCAAACTTTCTGCATGACTCCATCCATGTTAAAATCTGCAGTGTGATGGAAGAAATGTTCATATTTACAATTTTAGGGTTAAACTGAAACAAGACAAGCAAATTGCAATGAATAGAATGAAAATGTTAACAAGTTCTTTATATATAACAGAAAATTTATTGCGCCATAATGAAGCTTGATCATTTTGATCTTACAATACGgggggaaaaaataataaacatgaAGAGTGATTTTCTGTCTGGGAAGGGAAAATTTGGCAAATGATTCCGACTTGGTCTGGCAGAGATCTGCTTTCTGCTGTGGAACTGTGGAAGGTGCCAAACAAGTGTTGTCCATCTTCTTACAGAACATTAGATGGTTGGACAGCAGAACCTTGTATAAACTGCTAGATTGGAGTTATGTACAGACAGGCAGCAAATCTTAGCTTTAAATCTTATGCAATCAACTCGATCCTGCAGCAGGGCTGTTCATAAATTAACTCAAGTTTATTTGAGAAGCTATAATGCAGAGATCAAATCGTTCGAAAATACAAACACTCCAATGTTGTATCCATCAGGCAAAGCATATACTGCTAGCAGAGACCCCGAGAAAACCAGAACTATCGAATTGCTTCCTTAATAAAATCTTTGATATTCTTCAATTGCTCAAGCATGTAAAGTATATTTAAACGAGAAAGTAAACACGAATTCTCCAAATCACCACCTGAGAAGTCTCATCTGTGAAAGATTCATATCTCCTCTATTCTTTCTCGGTACGGATATGAAAGTTATCCATTTTCCGTACCATGCGAGTGTGCCGCAACAGTAACAAAATTATTGTAAAATACGAAGCTAAGCGCCAGTAACATATTATCGATAATGTTATCTAGTCTATCTGAGtatcatcatcaaaaacaattcCTATCTGGGCTATTAATTCCAAACACCTGCACAAAGATCTTCCTAAAATACAAAACATATCAACATGCTCCACTGCATTAACTTCAGTCATGCATACCCAATATCAAAGATAATGCCCAATTAGCAAAAATGTCAGAGTACATTCACACATAGTTGTCGAGTTTGCTGCATATTGTGCCAAATTTTGGCTCAAGAACAAGTTTTTATGGCAAGAATTTTCGATTTTACTAAATAAACCCTAGATATGTCAGAGTCCACCACTGGGACTGAAACACGTAAGAGTGGATCGCTCACCTCGAGCGCGTGCTTATACCGCTTCGCCTTCCTGAGCTCCGCGATGATGCGCCGGAGCTCGGAAATGGCGACCTCGCCCCCTCCGCGCACCCACTCgtccagcgccgccgccgcgctctgGCGATCGAAGCGAAGCCGGAGGAGGCGACGTCGTAGGTCatcggcctccgccgccgagGATTCTTCGGGGGAGACTCTTAGGGTTGGGGTTCCGGTCGCCGTGGGGATCGAGGAGAACGGGCTAGGGctggggttagggttagggtttcggaagaggaggagggagaagagggtAGTTGAGAAAATGGGGTTTCGAGGGCGCGAACGAAGGAGAAGAGTTGCCATGAGAATGAGGCGAATTAGCTGAACCGTTACTGGGTTTTTATACGGGTTCGGACCGAACCGGTTTGCACCATTATGGGCCGGGTTCAGGTGGAATCCCTGTGCAGGTGCATTGGCTATAAATTAGGGCTTGTTTGTTTCACCGGCCGGAATAGGTCGGAACTTGCGAGTTTCAATCGCACCCCCCATCACGACTTCGGAATAGGTCGGAACTCGCGAGTTTCAATCACACGCCCGATCTCGACTTTTGCTATAGTAGGGAATAAATTCATACTTTCATACTGTACACGAGATTAGAGTCGGTACTTACAGACCTACGCTATCAACTGCTCTCTTCATCTAATCTTCGAATTCGCAGATATCCTCTAAACATTTGTGCTCGCCGTTTGACGAGGTGATGACTCATGCATTGGATATCGGGATGTGGGGCGAAAGAAACATGCCCTTATCGGGTGAAAGAAACATTGCACTAGTAGTCACTGAACTTCTGCTCgagttttattttggtttctCTCAATCAAAACTCGGTAGGGGTTAAGATGGAAACCTCAATACAACCTCGTTGGCTTTCATTTAACAGGTCTGTTTGTACCAGCTTCTGTTCTTTACAACTCGCTTTGTCGCTGTTTAATTCAACGTAATTGTAAATGCAGTATAGCTACAAATGCATACAATTGAAAATACGCAGCGGTTATAATTTCATATATCttatttggttggatatagAAGAAAGTGTTGTAGtgataaataatttgtttcGATGCATGTGGTTGAGAAGTACATTACAAAATTCCATCGTTTTATAAAGAAGGAGGTGAGATTACCCCCTAtatagaaaaaaaggaaaaaataattaaatggttatTAGAGAGGtaagtttatttttgtttaaagttattttCTTCAAGTACAGTCGTAATTGTAGcagttaaatttaaatgtgtCAAACGAACATGAATTTAAATCTGTATGTAGTTATAATTATAGTGtagttacaactatatataactaaataatcCCTTAGTCGACCAGAAAAATGAAACAATGTTGATTccataataatagaataatGATGGTTTCCTTGCATCTAAAACTAGAGGTACTATTATTAGGAAGAACATTTCTTTCAAAGGATGAGAGGGGAATTGAAAGATAAGGACATTTAGCAGTGTGGTCACACATTACAACCTAAATTATAGATatgaaaaatatgaattaaattttccaaaaagtaataattaatctatatatgcagtttaaaatattactattgattttattaatatgtatatatagtacaCAAAGTATCAATTACAAAGACCAAGGCCTCTATCCTCACCTAACTCTAATATGTCACATCCTACATAAGATTGACAGttgctaagaaaaaaaaaaatttactatatctGTATTCGACTGAATCcgaattttaatcaaatatattatttttaaattcaaatctgattTAAAATCAGATGCTCGGATTCGAATTGAGTTAAGATAAACAAAATtatatgttaaatagaaactcAAGTTTCAAAACTATGTATTATAAATAAGAACaacataattatataatttttatgtctAAAATCCGTTCTAATTTTACTTGAATTTTTGGACGGGAACTTTTTTATTcgaatttgattatttttgggTCGGTAAATTGGGTCGGATCATAATTTGCTAATTCTaattatgaaataaataaatatgtcatTTCCGAGGACACCTTAGTACATTGGTCAAAGAAGGACACTTCAAACCTCTTCCCTAAAATTATGTCTTTTCAGGAGCCTTTTTGGTTTTGGTGAGTGATGTGGGTAATTCATGTCGTTTTCTTAAGCTCTTCACCTAATTTAACCTAATTCTCCTCAActtaatgatattttatttataaaaaaataatatcaacaaaatttatttatttttatatcagaaATAGATTAGATACattaaatttcatcaaattgaGTTAAAAAGTATCTATAAGTCAATAATAAATTTAGCTCGGTGAATAatgctaaaaatttaatattcgaTTTGAAATTGCACATTAGTATAGTTGTTTGGTTTCCGCAAATATAGCacatgatatatatgtatatatgttataaAAATTGATTGAGATATAATATTTATAGTTCTGTccaaaaatgtatatatatatatattttatattttttcctaACTTTTTTTTGCCCAATAAAATGTGACTCTCAATACAAAACAAACCCTACATTAATTTTCAAGAAAATGtgtaatttgataaaaaaaacttaGCCAATAATAAAGCGTATTAACATTGGATTATGTTCAACTGACCAAGAATAATTTGATATAATAATACatttatatcttattttcaaaaaattgactCGAAAGTTGAATATTTATGCCAGGCAAATATTTATTAGTGGTATTC includes the following:
- the LOC109711999 gene encoding pentatricopeptide repeat-containing protein At5g27460 isoform X1, which encodes MATLLLRSRPRNPIFSTTLFSLLLFRNPNPNPSPSPFSSIPTATGTPTLRVSPEESSAAEADDLRRRLLRLRFDRQSAAAALDEWVRGGGEVAISELRRIIAELRKAKRYKHALEILTWMESCRKFELASSDHAAILDLITKLRNISEAEEYFGKLSTSASKKAASFPLLHYYVKARDLEKAETLMAKLQNYGLAVNPYLFDEMMKLYVATSQYKKVLAVIRHMKNSKIPLNVVSYNLWMNACAEVSNATSVEMVLKEMVNDKDIEVGWSTHSTLANIYIKYGLIQKAFEALRTAEQKLSARKRLGYSFIMTIYASLRDREGVIRLWEASKKVPSRITCVNYMCVMLCLIKVGDIGAAERVFRTWESECFKYDVRVSNVLLGAYVRNGWMEKAEKFHLYTLEKGAKPNYKTWEILMEGWVKNREMEKAVEAMKKGFSLLKFCRWRPNPAIVEAIAEHFEEEGDFENAKRYVKVLRKLNIMSLPLYKSFIRVCINTKRAPPNIPKMMARDQIDLDDETAELIIRANEIDIVDIL
- the LOC109711999 gene encoding pentatricopeptide repeat-containing protein At5g27460 isoform X2; this encodes MATLLLRSRPRNPIFSTTLFSLLLFRNPNPNPSPSPFSSIPTATGTPTLRVSPEESSAAEADDLRRRLLRLRFDRQSAAAALDEWVRGGGEVAISELRRIIAELRKAKRYKHALEILTWMESCRKFELASSDHAAILDLITKLRNISEAEEYFGKLSTSASKKAASFPLLHYYVKARDLEKAETLMAKLQNYGLAVNPYLFDEMMKLYVATSQYKKVLAVIRHMKNKMVLKEMVNDKDIEVGWSTHSTLANIYIKYGLIQKAFEALRTAEQKLSARKRLGYSFIMTIYASLRDREGVIRLWEASKKVPSRITCVNYMCVMLCLIKVGDIGAAERVFRTWESECFKYDVRVSNVLLGAYVRNGWMEKAEKFHLYTLEKGAKPNYKTWEILMEGWVKNREMEKAVEAMKKGFSLLKFCRWRPNPAIVEAIAEHFEEEGDFENAKRYVKVLRKLNIMSLPLYKSFIRVCINTKRAPPNIPKMMARDQIDLDDETAELIIRANEIDIVDIL